In one window of Fulvia fulva chromosome 5, complete sequence DNA:
- a CDS encoding Nitrogen assimilation transcription factor nit-4, with protein sequence MEHPAIEDPGGRGAVLFASVEKSKRQAVVGACERCRSKKIKCDGQRPCSTCTKKNVRCIFTVEANESHQEARKRKFGEVSQAHNEAQDVLSAIANSDEKTALELFNGIRRGQSVAAILRDSRKGSESRAQDLDHQQRRKLFIMALVHSTAPLRDVIALGTAVLNGSIQLSLPTPDAYAPVRDTIVYLESIGQLLQVADPDITTLPLIGTYENNSLHHVIEDGIDHGPVVWVSATPWLNFNISDIAASHLISIFLHINNPFWRYVKQDLFVKAMRSGDRNSKYCSPLLVNSILALASQSSEIDESFSVPGDLLSRGDHFHKEALRLRALEEGHASLTNIQALMILSME encoded by the exons ATGGAGCACCCAGCTATCGAAGATCCCGGTGGGCGTGGCGCTGTCCTGTTTGCCTCTGTAGAGAAGTCGAAGCGGCAGGCAGTAGTCGGTGCATGTGAGAGATGCCGGTCGAAGAAGATCAAG TGTGATGGCCAAAGACCATGCTCAACATGCACGAAGAAGAACGTCCGGTGCATCTTCACCGTCGAGGCGAATGAGTCCCATCAAGAAGCACGCAAGCGCAAGTTTGGAGAGGTCTCACAGGCACACAATGAGGCCCAGGACGTGCTCTCCGCCATCGCGAACAGCGATGAAAAGACGGCTCTTGAATTGTTCAACGGCATTCGTAGAGGCCAGTCAGTTGCAGCCATCTTGCGCGACAGTCGGAAAGGGAGCGAAAGTCGGGCTCAGGATCTCGACCACCAACAACGGAGGAAACTGTTCATCATGGCCCTCGTACACTCTACAGCTCCTTTACGAGACGTCATCGCGTTGGGAACCGCAGTTTTGAACGGCAGTATACAACTTTCGCTGCCAACACCGGACGCATACGCACCGGTCAGGGACACAATAGTCTACTTGGAAAGCATAGGTCAACTATTGCAAGTCGCTGATCCGGATATCACGACGTTGCCACTTATTGGAACGTACGAAAACAACTCCCTCCATCACGTCATAGAAGACGGTATCGACCATGGCCCCGTAGTTTGGGTCTCTGCCACCCCTTGGCTCAACTTCAACATCAGTGATATCGCAGCATCCCATCTGATATCCATCTTCCTCCACATCAACAACCCTTTCTGGAGATACGTGAAGCAGGACCTATTCGTCAAGGCGATGCGTTCTGGTGATCGTAACTCGAAGTACTGTTCTCCATTGCTAGTCAATTCGATTCTCGCGCTGGCATCA CAATCATCGGAGATTGACGAGTCTTTCTCTGTGCCTGGAGATTTACTATCGCGGGGGGATCATTTCCATAAGGAGGCGCTTCGGCTACGGGCCCTGGAAGAGGGACATGCTTCTTTGACCAATATTCAGGCGCTCATGATATTGAGCATGGAGTGA